ATTCTTATCGTAACGATGGATATAGAAGGACCCATAACCATCTGCGAGGAAAAAATCGCCGTTGGGAAGAAAGGCAAAATTCGTGGGCATGAAGCGGTCCCGGCCCCAAATCTTTTCAGGCTTGGTATCTTCGCCTTTCGCGTAAAGTCCCGAATCCATCGGTGCAAATTTTTCCCAAACCGTTTCACCATTCAGATCCAACTTCGCGAACGATTTGACCTGTTGATACGCACAGACGTACAAGTACTGTTGGCCGTCCTCTTCTCGTACCTCGATTCCGTGTCCGCCACCTTGGAACTGCTTGCCAAAGGCTCGCACGAATTGCCCCGACGGATCGAAGACGAAAATCGATGGGTGGTCAGGCTCTTCGACGCGCCCCTCATGAATCACATAGAGAAAACCATCTCGGTCCAAAGCCACATTATGCGTCGTTTGCCAATGGTATTTGTCAGGCAGCTTGGCCCAGTCATGAGAGACTTCGTACTGGTAATCGTCTTTTCCGACAACCACTTTGCCATCGGTTTTTTTCGCCGTCACGATCGCGGGTGTTGCCAGCCCTGCAGAGACGGCGCCAACCGCCGCAGTGGCCAGAAATTCGCGACGATTACCGTGGCGGAACGGTCGTTGATTCATGGATTCGCCTCAATTTAAAATTCGGGTGGCAATCCGCACAAACAGGCTGGCGCAAACAAAAAACCGCAATTTGCCGCGGTTCTTTGTCTTGAAAGCCATTCATCGATTAACATCGTTCAGCGTGAAGTTGCAGCCTACTCTTCTGAAAAGGCCGCGTCAAACTGAACATTGCTTGGCGTGAAGCACATCGTGCGTCGAACAAACTCAGAAGCTTCTGCAGCGCCGAATTCGCGATCCATGCCACAGTCTTCCCACTCGACCGAAAGGGGACCTTGGTACCCAATCTGGTTCAAGGCTCGTCCGATCTCTTCAAAGTTCACAGCACCACGACCGGGCGAACGGAAGTCCCAACCGCGCCTTGGATCCCCGAAGTTAAGGTGACTGGCGATGATGCCACTGCGACCGTCCAAAGTCGTGATCGCATCTTTCACGTGCACATGATAAATCCGATCAGGGAAGGCGCGAATGAACTCAACGGGATCCACACCCTGCCAATGGAGATGACTCGGATCAAAGTTAAAGCCGAACTCCTCACGATTATCCAGCGCGTCCAAGGCCATTTGAGCCGTGTGCAAATCAAAGGCGATCTCTGTCGGATGTACCTCTAAAGCGAATTTCACACCACACTCGGCAAACACATCGAGGATCGGATTGAACCGATCAGCAAACAGCTTGAAACCATCATCGATCATCGACTGAGGCACTGGTGGGAAAGAATAATTCAGATGCCAAATACTCGAACCCGTAAAACCGTTTACGACGCCGACGCCAAACTTTTGGGCGGCTCTGGCTGTATTTTTCATTTCTTCGATGGCACGTTGATTCACACCTTCGGGATCACCATCTCCCCAAACGTAATCGGGCAGAATCGTCTTATGCCGCTCATCAATTGGATCGCAAATCGCTTGGCCGACCAGATGGCCGCTGATCGCTTCACACTGCAAGTCATACTTGGCCAATAGCTCGCGTTTTTGATTACAGTAGCTATCGTCCGCCAAGGCCTTATCCACTTCGAAGTGGTCACCCCAGCATGCCAATTCAATTCCGTTGTAACCAAACTCGCGTGTCTTGCGACACATATCTTCGATCGGAAGATCGGCCCATTGACCGGTGAACAAAGTAACCAGACGACTCATGTGCAACTCCTCAATAATCAAAATCTCGTATTCGACTGTCCGCTATTGTGGCGATGTGGGTGCCGCTCTGCAAGCTATCGACCCAACCAAGCTGCTCACCGCCCTCAGAATGGGAGAAACCGGGGGAACCTTGACGAAAACAACGCCTCATGACGCCTACACGGAGCAGTATTTGCCTCAAGCCTCAATCAGGAGCCCATTTGCAGCACAATGGGCCTACCCAAATCGGGACGAGCCGGTCTCCCGCCCCAAACGTCGCGCTATCCGCCAGACGCGCTACGATCCGCGAATGCCGATCAACTGCCGATGTTCGCTAACCAGACGGCCAAACCGATCACCGCAAAGCACACACCAAAGCAGGCCAGGAAACCCAACGCGTCAAGAGCACTGGGCCGTTGGAACTCAAGATTGCTGCCCGGAAACAGCTTTTTGGCCTCGTTCACTTCGGGCGACGCCAGGGCTGTCTCTAACGCCCGTTGATCCGCGGCAGGATCTGGATCGACAGGCGTCTTCATCTTGCTGAAGTATCGATCCAACGACTCCTTGCGATTGGGTCGAGTCATAAAGCTCACCCCGATCATCACTAAAAACGGAGCAATGATTTTGGGAGGTAGCTCCAGCGTACTTAGAATCGGGTTGCTCTTGTTCGTAAAGTCCATCCCACACGATTTGTATAACAAGAAATCGAGACGAAAGTTCCCCTCACCTCTTAACTTCACATCAGCAGGATAGGCGAGAATCACTCGCGTTGTATTTGCGTCGGGTTGCTCAGCCGAACCGATCGGCAAGGGCTGCAGGTCATTCCGAGGCTTGCCTTGATCATCCACCGGTTGAAG
This region of Pirellulaceae bacterium genomic DNA includes:
- a CDS encoding peptidase; its protein translation is MNQRPFRHGNRREFLATAAVGAVSAGLATPAIVTAKKTDGKVVVGKDDYQYEVSHDWAKLPDKYHWQTTHNVALDRDGFLYVIHEGRVEEPDHPSIFVFDPSGQFVRAFGKQFQGGGHGIEVREEDGQQYLYVCAYQQVKSFAKLDLNGETVWEKFAPMDSGLYAKGEDTKPEKIWGRDRFMPTNFAFLPNGDFFLADGYGSFYIHRYDKNGEWQSCFGGPGEGQGKFNTPHGLWIDDRGQGDPTLVVTDRAHHTVQLLDLDGNHLQTLEGYGLPANVDSHKGLLLVPELMARVTLLGPDNQVVARLGDDSQRIQDDEGLQIRGDESRWNSGRFVHPHDACFDGHGNIFVAEWVATGRVSKLNRLS
- a CDS encoding sugar phosphate isomerase/epimerase, which encodes MSRLVTLFTGQWADLPIEDMCRKTREFGYNGIELACWGDHFEVDKALADDSYCNQKRELLAKYDLQCEAISGHLVGQAICDPIDERHKTILPDYVWGDGDPEGVNQRAIEEMKNTARAAQKFGVGVVNGFTGSSIWHLNYSFPPVPQSMIDDGFKLFADRFNPILDVFAECGVKFALEVHPTEIAFDLHTAQMALDALDNREEFGFNFDPSHLHWQGVDPVEFIRAFPDRIYHVHVKDAITTLDGRSGIIASHLNFGDPRRGWDFRSPGRGAVNFEEIGRALNQIGYQGPLSVEWEDCGMDREFGAAEASEFVRRTMCFTPSNVQFDAAFSEE